The Streptococcus sp. S5 genome contains a region encoding:
- the gndA gene encoding NADP-dependent phosphogluconate dehydrogenase, protein MTKANFGVVGMAVMGRNLALNIESRGYTVAIFNRSKEKTEDVIACHPDKNFVPSYDIESFVNSIEKPRRIMLMVQAGPGTDATIQALLPHLDKGDILIDGGNTFYKDTIRRNEELANSGINFIGTGVSGGEKGALEGPSIMPGGQKEAYDLVADVLEEISAKAPEDGKPCVTYIGPDGAGHYVKMVHNGIEYGDMQLIAESYDLMQHLLGLSAEDMAEIFTEWNKGELDSYLIEITADILKRKDDEGQDGPIVDYILDAAGNKGTGKWTSQSALDLGVPLSLITESVFARYISAYKEERVHASKVLPKPAAFKFEGDKAELIEKIRQALYFSKIISYAQGFAQLRVASKENNWNLPFADIASIWRDGCIIRSRFLQKITDAYNRDADLANLLLDEYFLDVTAKYQQSVRDIVALAVQAGVPVPTFSAAITYFDSYRSEDLPANLIQAQRDYFGAHTYQRKDKEGTFHYSWYDEK, encoded by the coding sequence ATGACTAAAGCAAACTTTGGTGTTGTTGGTATGGCCGTAATGGGTCGTAACCTTGCCCTTAATATCGAATCTCGTGGCTACACAGTTGCCATTTTTAACCGTAGTAAAGAAAAAACAGAAGATGTGATTGCTTGCCATCCTGATAAAAACTTTGTGCCAAGCTATGATATCGAAAGCTTCGTAAACTCTATCGAAAAACCACGTCGTATCATGCTCATGGTTCAAGCAGGACCTGGTACAGACGCAACTATCCAAGCCCTTCTTCCACACTTGGACAAAGGTGACATCTTGATCGACGGAGGAAACACTTTCTATAAAGATACTATCCGTCGTAACGAAGAGTTGGCGAATTCAGGGATCAACTTTATTGGTACTGGTGTATCTGGTGGGGAAAAAGGCGCCCTTGAAGGTCCTTCAATCATGCCTGGTGGACAAAAAGAAGCGTATGACTTGGTAGCTGACGTTCTTGAAGAAATCTCTGCAAAAGCGCCTGAAGATGGAAAACCATGTGTGACTTACATCGGTCCTGATGGAGCTGGTCACTACGTGAAAATGGTCCACAACGGTATCGAGTACGGGGATATGCAATTGATCGCAGAAAGCTATGACCTCATGCAACACTTGCTTGGTCTTTCTGCAGAAGACATGGCTGAAATCTTCACTGAATGGAACAAGGGTGAATTGGACAGCTACTTGATCGAAATCACTGCTGATATCTTGAAACGCAAAGACGACGAAGGTCAAGATGGACCAATCGTAGACTACATCTTGGACGCTGCAGGAAACAAAGGAACTGGTAAATGGACTAGCCAATCAGCGCTTGACCTTGGTGTGCCATTGTCACTCATCACTGAGTCAGTATTTGCCCGTTACATCTCTGCCTACAAAGAAGAACGTGTACACGCTAGCAAGGTTCTTCCAAAACCAGCTGCATTCAAATTTGAAGGAGACAAGGCTGAGTTGATCGAAAAAATTCGTCAAGCCCTTTACTTCTCAAAAATCATCTCTTACGCACAAGGTTTTGCGCAATTGCGTGTTGCTTCTAAAGAAAACAACTGGAACTTGCCGTTTGCGGACATCGCATCTATCTGGCGCGATGGATGTATCATCCGTTCTCGTTTCTTGCAAAAGATCACAGATGCTTACAACCGCGATGCAGATCTTGCTAACCTTCTATTGGATGAGTACTTCTTAGATGTTACTGCTAAGTACCAACAATCAGTTCGGGATATCGTAGCTCTTGCTGTTCAAGCTGGTGTACCCGTACCAACCTTCTCAGCAGCCATCACTTACTTTGATAGCTACCGTTCAGAGGATCTTCCAGCAAACTTGATCCAAGCACAACGTGACTACTTTGGTGCTCACACTTACCAACGTAAAGACAAAGAAGGTACCTTCCACTATTCTTGGTACGACGAAAAATAA
- a CDS encoding response regulator transcription factor — translation MVKRVLLVENEKQIARFIDLELQKEGYQVDVVEDGKAGLALIAATKYDLILFNYDLSDMSGETFAEEISRIRPASVLIVLDSREKIAEHKESIQRFAVSYMVKPFIISDLVDKITAIFRGRDYIDQHCSQMKIPTSYRNLRIDVEHHTVYRGKDMISLTRREYDLLATLMGSKGVVTRDQLLESVWKYESTGETNIVDVYIRYLRGKIDLPGQKSYIKTVRGIGYAMQDTLE, via the coding sequence ATGGTCAAACGAGTTCTACTAGTAGAAAATGAGAAGCAAATCGCTCGCTTCATTGATTTGGAACTTCAAAAAGAAGGGTACCAAGTTGATGTGGTCGAGGATGGAAAAGCGGGTCTGGCTTTGATTGCTGCGACCAAATATGATCTGATCTTGTTTAATTACGATTTGTCAGATATGTCTGGTGAAACATTCGCAGAGGAAATCAGTCGGATTCGCCCAGCTTCTGTTTTGATTGTTTTGGATAGCCGCGAAAAAATTGCTGAGCACAAAGAGAGTATTCAGCGCTTTGCCGTTTCCTATATGGTTAAACCCTTTATTATCAGCGATTTGGTAGATAAGATCACAGCCATTTTTAGAGGACGTGATTATATTGACCAACATTGTAGCCAGATGAAAATCCCAACATCATACCGCAATTTGCGCATTGATGTGGAACACCATACCGTCTATCGTGGGAAAGACATGATTAGTTTAACCCGCAGAGAGTATGATCTCTTAGCGACTCTGATGGGAAGCAAAGGGGTGGTGACACGAGATCAGTTGTTGGAAAGTGTCTGGAAGTACGAGAGTACAGGTGAGACTAATATTGTGGACGTCTATATCCGTTATCTCCGTGGGAAAATTGATCTACCCGGTCAAAAAAGCTATATTAAGACCGTTCGTGGGATTGGCTATGCCATGCAAGACACATTAGAATAA
- a CDS encoding PTS transporter subunit IIBC has protein sequence MMNKGSFKSLFSFEFWQKFGKALMVVIAVMPAAGLMISIGKSIPMINPNLSPLVITGGILEQIGWGVIGNLHILFALAIGGSWAKERAGGAFAAGLSFILINRITGAVFGVTSAMLADKDATVHTILGGSIKVADYFISVLEAPALNMGVFVGIISGFVGATAFNKYYNYRKLPEALSFFNGKRFVPFVVIVRSALTALVLAALWPVVQSGINGFGVWIANSQSTAPVLAPFLFGTLERLLLPFGLHHMLTIPINYTQLGGSYQVLTGAAKGTTVFGQDPLWLAWVTDLVNLKKADPSQYQHLLHAYTPARFKVGQMIGSFGILMGVVVAIYRNVDPDKKEKYKGMLFATALATFLTGVTEPIEYMFMFIATPLYLIYAFVQGAAFAMADLVHLRVHSFGSIEFLTRTPMAINAGLALDIFNFVWVTVLFAFIMYFIANFMIKKFNYATPGRNGNYEQNDDAPAGDGAAAGAATSSASSQVINIINLLGGRANIVDVDACMTRLRVTVKDAEKVGTEEQWKAEGAMGLVMKGQGVQAIYGPKADVLKSDIQDVLDSGEVIPETLPSQMTAVQKAEATFKGVTDEVHSVADGEVINIEDVKDPVFSQKMMGDGFAVEPENGHIVSPVAGKVTSVFPTKHALGLVTDNGLEVLVHIGLDTVSLEGKPFEVKVSEGQTVAAGDLLVEADLDAIREAGRETSTIVVFTNADAIKSVKVEHTGKLAANAPVATVEL, from the coding sequence ATGATGAATAAAGGATCATTCAAAAGTTTATTTAGCTTTGAATTCTGGCAGAAGTTTGGTAAGGCCTTGATGGTCGTTATCGCTGTCATGCCAGCTGCTGGGTTGATGATTTCAATCGGGAAATCAATCCCTATGATCAACCCGAATTTATCTCCACTTGTTATTACAGGTGGGATTCTCGAACAAATCGGTTGGGGGGTTATCGGTAACCTTCACATCCTCTTTGCACTCGCTATCGGTGGTAGCTGGGCCAAAGAGCGTGCTGGGGGTGCCTTTGCGGCTGGTCTCTCTTTCATCTTGATTAACCGTATTACCGGTGCAGTTTTTGGAGTTACATCTGCAATGTTGGCTGATAAGGATGCTACCGTTCATACGATCTTAGGTGGATCAATTAAAGTTGCAGACTACTTCATTAGTGTCCTTGAGGCACCGGCACTTAATATGGGGGTGTTTGTAGGGATTATCTCAGGTTTTGTTGGAGCAACTGCTTTCAATAAATACTATAACTACCGTAAACTTCCAGAAGCCCTTTCTTTCTTTAACGGGAAGCGCTTTGTCCCATTCGTTGTTATCGTTCGTTCAGCTCTTACAGCCTTGGTTTTGGCAGCCTTGTGGCCAGTGGTTCAATCAGGAATTAATGGATTCGGTGTCTGGATCGCCAACTCACAATCAACAGCTCCAGTATTGGCACCATTCTTGTTTGGTACCTTGGAACGTCTTCTCTTGCCGTTTGGTCTTCACCACATGTTGACCATTCCAATCAACTATACTCAATTGGGTGGTAGCTACCAAGTTCTTACAGGTGCTGCCAAAGGAACAACTGTATTTGGACAAGATCCACTTTGGTTAGCTTGGGTAACAGACCTTGTTAACTTGAAGAAGGCAGATCCTAGCCAATACCAACACTTGCTTCATGCGTACACACCAGCTCGTTTCAAAGTTGGTCAAATGATTGGATCATTTGGTATCTTGATGGGGGTTGTAGTTGCTATCTATCGCAATGTGGACCCAGATAAGAAAGAAAAATACAAAGGGATGCTTTTTGCAACTGCCCTTGCTACATTCTTGACAGGTGTTACAGAACCAATTGAATACATGTTCATGTTCATTGCAACACCATTGTACTTGATCTACGCCTTTGTTCAAGGTGCTGCCTTTGCAATGGCTGACTTGGTTCACCTTCGTGTCCACTCATTCGGTTCAATCGAGTTCTTGACACGTACCCCAATGGCCATCAACGCTGGTTTGGCATTAGATATCTTTAACTTTGTATGGGTAACAGTCCTCTTTGCCTTTATCATGTACTTCATTGCTAACTTCATGATTAAGAAATTCAATTATGCAACTCCAGGACGTAACGGTAACTATGAACAAAATGATGATGCCCCTGCAGGAGATGGTGCAGCAGCAGGTGCTGCTACAAGCTCAGCAAGCTCACAAGTCATTAACATTATCAACCTTCTTGGTGGACGTGCTAACATCGTCGACGTTGACGCATGTATGACTCGTCTTCGTGTAACCGTTAAGGATGCTGAAAAAGTAGGAACAGAAGAACAATGGAAAGCTGAAGGCGCTATGGGTCTTGTCATGAAAGGACAAGGGGTCCAAGCGATCTACGGACCTAAAGCTGACGTATTGAAATCTGATATCCAAGACGTTCTTGATTCAGGTGAAGTTATTCCTGAAACACTTCCTAGCCAAATGACAGCAGTTCAAAAAGCTGAAGCAACCTTTAAAGGGGTAACTGATGAAGTGCATTCCGTTGCAGATGGTGAAGTGATCAACATCGAAGATGTGAAAGATCCTGTATTCTCACAAAAAATGATGGGTGACGGATTTGCGGTTGAGCCTGAAAATGGCCACATCGTTTCACCAGTTGCTGGTAAAGTTACTAGCGTCTTCCCAACCAAACATGCCCTTGGTTTGGTAACAGATAATGGTTTGGAAGTCTTGGTTCACATCGGTCTAGATACTGTTAGTCTTGAAGGAAAACCATTTGAGGTTAAAGTTTCTGAAGGTCAAACAGTGGCTGCTGGAGACCTCTTGGTAGAAGCAGACCTTGATGCGATCCGTGAAGCTGGTCGTGAAACTTCAACAATTGTTGTCTTCACAAATGCAGATGCGATTAAATCCGTTAAGGTCGAACATACTGGTAAATTGGCAGCAAATGCGCCAGTTGCAACAGTAGAATTATAA
- a CDS encoding endonuclease/exonuclease/phosphatase family protein — translation MKFLTLNSHSWMEENAQQKFETLKEQILEAQYDVICFQEVNQEMGSEAVETDEYYQALPSSVAIHKDHFVRVLVEELAAQGLHYYWTWAYNHIGYDHLNEGVAVLSRQPLKADEILVSNMDDPTDYHTRRVAVAHTSVDGKEIAVASVHLSWWDKGFQFEWPRIENYFSQVGKPFILAGDFNNPAGQEGYETILSSSLKLQDSFIEAKETKGTYTVGPGIDGWTDNQVPLRIDYVFASPEWDIQRLHVIFDDQNKPHVSDHYGLEAELSL, via the coding sequence ATGAAATTTTTAACATTAAATTCCCATAGTTGGATGGAAGAGAATGCTCAGCAAAAATTTGAAACCCTCAAGGAACAAATTTTGGAAGCGCAATATGATGTGATCTGTTTCCAAGAGGTCAATCAAGAAATGGGCTCAGAAGCAGTCGAAACAGATGAGTATTATCAAGCCTTGCCATCATCTGTAGCCATTCACAAAGATCACTTTGTTCGCGTATTGGTAGAAGAGTTAGCTGCTCAAGGACTCCACTATTATTGGACTTGGGCTTATAACCATATTGGCTATGATCACCTCAATGAGGGTGTGGCCGTTCTTTCGCGTCAACCCTTGAAGGCGGATGAGATTTTGGTATCCAATATGGATGATCCAACGGACTACCATACTCGTCGAGTAGCCGTTGCCCATACAAGTGTAGATGGCAAAGAGATTGCTGTTGCCAGCGTCCATCTTTCTTGGTGGGACAAAGGTTTCCAATTTGAGTGGCCACGCATTGAGAACTACTTCAGCCAAGTAGGCAAACCCTTTATTCTAGCTGGTGATTTCAATAATCCTGCCGGTCAAGAAGGGTATGAGACGATTCTATCCAGTTCCCTTAAGCTTCAAGACAGCTTTATCGAAGCTAAAGAAACAAAGGGGACTTATACTGTAGGTCCTGGAATCGATGGCTGGACGGATAATCAAGTTCCATTGCGAATCGATTACGTCTTTGCAAGTCCAGAATGGGACATCCAGCGTCTACATGTCATTTTTGATGATCAAAACAAACCCCATGTCAGTGATCACTATGG